Genomic window (Rubeoparvulum massiliense):
ATCTCTCCTTACCTTAACGATTTTTCTTACGAGAATCTTTATTCCGTAAAAAGATGACGGCTGCTAATAAGACCAGAAAAGCGCCGATCACCTTGGCATAGATCACCATAGTTTTTAATAACAGAATCCCTAATAACAACATAGCAAATAGAATAAGCATTAAGCGCCATTGCATATCATCACCACTTTCTATTGATGTCTTATTTATTTGCGATTCACAAAAGGCGCAACCAATCGATGATATAACCGTGGAAAGAGCAGCATGGCTATGTAACCCCAGCGAATCGCCCTTGGAATAAAGACCTCTCGCTTAGGCTGTTGGATCAAGCGGACTACCTGCTTTGCTACCTGCTCTGGTTCAAGGATCCAACCCTTAAGGCGTTCCACATATTCCCCGCTCGGATCTGCACGCTTGAAGAAGGGGGTGCGAATGGGGCCTGGATTGACTAATGAAACATGGATTGGTTGGCGTCGCAGTTCTTCTTGTAAAGCATGGGTGAAACCAATGACTGCATGTTTACTCGCAGCATAGCCTGTCCCCTTAGCAGTAGCCACATAGCCTGCAGCGGATGCAATATTGATGATATGACCACTTTGCTGAGCTAGCATCTGGGGTAGGAGCAATCGTGTCATCCTTACGATGCCTAGGTAGTTGACATCCATCATCTCAGTGATCTGCTGAAGAGATAGGTTCTGTAAAGGCTGGAAGTATCCTAAGCCTGCATTATTGATCAATACATCGATGCGGCCATTGGTTTTGATGAGATCTTGAAGCACTCTTGTGATACCATCATTTGTTACATCCAATTCAACAAGCTGATGGGGCTGGGGGATGGTAGCACTTACCGTTTCGAGCTTGTCCCGTGAACGCCCTGCTAGAATGGGATAATCTCCACTTGCAGCGACCTGACGTGCCAACTCTGCACCAAGCCCACTTCCTGCTCCTGTTATTAAAATAATACGCCCTGTCATGGAAGTGTGCCCCTTTCCACCGAGTAGATTCAAAAGTAGCCTTTGTCATACTCTCTATCTATTGTAAACGATTTGAATGTTCAATTGTGACATGATTGTTGACAAATTTTGTGTAGGGATTCACCCATTTCCACTATCCTTAATATGATAGGTATTGAACGAAGAAGGAACGAGGTGAAGTGATGGCAGTTGTTCAAGCAACGGAAAAGGATGTACAATTATTAGCTCGTCTCATCCGTGCCGAAGCAGAAGGCGAAGGAGTGCAAGGCATGCTGATGGTGGGAAATGTGGGTGTCAATCGTGTTCGTGGCGATTGCTTAGATTTTAAACCCATCCGTACCATTCGCCAGATGGTGTTTCAATCCCCCGGGGGCTTTGAAGCTGTGCAAAAGTCCTACTTTTACCAGCGCGCACGACCGCAAGAAATTAAGCTTGCACGGCGTGTAATCAACGGTGAACGTATTCATCCAGCGCGGCATGCCCTTTGGTTTTTTAAGCCGGTAGGAAACTGTCCCGCCCAATGGTATGACCAGTGGAACAGCGGTCGCTTCAAATCCCACTGTTTCTATATTCCTGTAGCTGTTGAATGTCCGAGGGTCTATTAGCATTGCCCATTATGTTGAATGAACAGAAAGGAGATTTACCTTATGCAACAACCATTTAACATGCCACGTCCCAATGTTGGCATGCCTCCAGTAGCACCGTATTTCCCTACACCGGTACCGATGATGCCACCGGGGATGATGCCACCTGGCATGGTCCCGGGCACCCCTATGACACCAACGCCAGGATTTATGCCAAATTTTCCAGTCAACCCTCCACCACCAGGAATGACTCAGCCCCTTCCTGGTCAACCTACAGTTCCACCCATGCCCAGCGGACAGATCATTCCTGGAACCATGGCGCCACAGGTTTCACCATTTATTGAGCAGTCCTATATTGAGAATGTGCTCCGTGCTAATATTGGCAAAAAAATAACCGCTTTCATGTCCTTCGATAGTGAACAACAGACCTTTACCGGGATCATCGAAGCGGCAGCTCGTGACCATTTCGTCTTATCTGATCCAGTAACGGGAAAGCGTTACTTACTTTTAATGGTTTATCTCGATTATATCACCAGTGATGAAGAACTAAACTATATCCAGATCCCCTTCCCTGAGCAGGTCCGACCTGTACCTACCCGTTAACCTATTTCTACTCATAATGGAAGGTATTACTTAATGCCGAAAAAGCCAGTTTAAATGACTGGCTTTTTCTTATTTTATGCGATTATTTCTCCAATTTCATCCGCCTATTTATCCTTTTTTGGTGGTTATTGGAGCCCCTATGATTTCTTCACGCATGCTATAGTGTGGATGGAAGTGAGGTAAAAATTGTACCAACTAGGGGGTATCAACCATCACAAGAAGGGAGAAGGATCAATGAAGCAAAATCTTATACGCTCTTTCTTG
Coding sequences:
- a CDS encoding SDR family NAD(P)-dependent oxidoreductase; translation: MTGRIILITGAGSGLGAELARQVAASGDYPILAGRSRDKLETVSATIPQPHQLVELDVTNDGITRVLQDLIKTNGRIDVLINNAGLGYFQPLQNLSLQQITEMMDVNYLGIVRMTRLLLPQMLAQQSGHIINIASAAGYVATAKGTGYAASKHAVIGFTHALQEELRRQPIHVSLVNPGPIRTPFFKRADPSGEYVERLKGWILEPEQVAKQVVRLIQQPKREVFIPRAIRWGYIAMLLFPRLYHRLVAPFVNRK
- a CDS encoding cell wall hydrolase, with translation MAVVQATEKDVQLLARLIRAEAEGEGVQGMLMVGNVGVNRVRGDCLDFKPIRTIRQMVFQSPGGFEAVQKSYFYQRARPQEIKLARRVINGERIHPARHALWFFKPVGNCPAQWYDQWNSGRFKSHCFYIPVAVECPRVY
- the gerQ gene encoding spore coat protein GerQ, translating into MQQPFNMPRPNVGMPPVAPYFPTPVPMMPPGMMPPGMVPGTPMTPTPGFMPNFPVNPPPPGMTQPLPGQPTVPPMPSGQIIPGTMAPQVSPFIEQSYIENVLRANIGKKITAFMSFDSEQQTFTGIIEAAARDHFVLSDPVTGKRYLLLMVYLDYITSDEELNYIQIPFPEQVRPVPTR